AGCATGAACATGAACATGGAAATGGTTTACCAATCAAACATCCATCACATGAAACTCGAGGCCAATCCACTGAGATTCTTCTCCTCGTCTCCATCGACATCGAAAACCCCGGATCCGTATCACAGGATCTTCTCCCTAATCTGCATTCTCCGACCTCAGATTGAGTCTCCCTCAATCGCTGCTCTGTATTCACCTCCTCGATGCTTCCGTTGCcgtcaccatcaccatcaccgtTTTTCTTCTTCACCTTGTGCTTCCATTTCCATTTCCGAAATTTCTCAGAGAAAGCATGGCGAAAACTCCTGAAATCTCTCCCGGAGTTGTTTCTGCTCTTCAGCTCGAGATCTATGAACTCCTTCATCGTCTTCGTTTCCTCATCGTTGTCTTCTTCATCGCAAACCCTAACCGCACCTTCGCTGCAATCACCGTTCTGAGTTGCTTCCCCGGTTCCGGTAACCGAGTTCGCCGAATCGGCCTCCGGCTTGCGATTCCGGCAACTCCGGTCGTCGTTGATGCCGAAGAGATCGGACAGCGAGCTACGCGGTCGGACCTCGGAGGAGTAGCGGCGGGGCTCAGGGGGGTCACGGTGGGTGGAGCGGGATTGGGTGCGGCGGAGGTTTGGTGAGGGAGGGGAGTGGTCGAAGTGGAATCCGGCGAGGCGTTCGTGGAGGCAGGAGGCGCAGAAGCCGGTGACTGGAGCGGCGGGGTGGCGGTTACAGGTGGAGAAGCGGTGGCGCGTGGGAGTCATGAGTGTTGGGTGGGTGGGGGGGTGAGTAAGTTGTTGGAGTGAAACAACAACGGACACAGACATAAGTAAGCATAGAGCAGTACGGAAAGGAAGTGATGATGCGTGTCATGGTGATCATACTTTTTCAATGTGTCTCATTTTCTCCtatatttcattttagtttattttcattttttttttcatcacatTTTATATCATATCCGAATTCGAAGTCGGATGAGAGATTAATTTAGTAACGTTTCTAATAACTaatatttgtctataaaaaaaagatCACACATTTTTTAGTGCTATGATTGGTTAGGAAAGAAGGATGTAGTAGATCTCATGAAAATCGTCTTATGTTATCTCATATTAAAATACTAGTTTTTCTCCCGTATAACAATGTCTTGTGTTCGACAAACAATCATGTTTTTTTATCCATTCGTTCTTCGCATGTATTAAATAATGGTTAAGTAGGTGAAATTATGAAAGTGCTTATGAGAAGAGAAATATACACAAAAACTTCAATATGAGAAAAGATAGGAAAATTTTCCGGTGATGGATCTAAATCCATGAAAGAAAGTGAGAGGGAAGAAGgtggaaggaaagaaagaaaaaagaagaaaagtgagAATTTGTTAAGTTGTTTGGTTGGAGAAAAAAGTTTGAAATGTTTTCTTAATTAAGTAGAAAATGGAAGGAAAGAAAGATATTTTTACAAATGATTTCAATGTCCTCattaagaaaataagaagaaaaaaaaactttatttatAGAAGGGATTTCTTTTATACTATTatcattattctttttttttacaccGGTAAAGTTAAAGATCACTGcctgaaagaaaaagaaaatagacTAAAAATGGAGACCCTGACATAAAAGCGGAATCAAGATGGAAGGAGGAAATTTCTAACTCCGTTAAGGAGCTGCATCTCTAGACGCCTAATGAGTCAAAGTTTTTGCGCGCAAATTAAGTTCTCGAGAAATATGAGAGAATGTGACAATTCAATCTCTATCCAACATAGAGCGAATACTGATAATTAACTCCCTCCACTAGTAGCTGCGAACGTCTATATTATCAGTATGAACACCCATTGCTTCCGTACAATCAGACATGAAAGCAACATCATGATGCCCAACCAAGCATGTCTAAGACCAAACTCCACAATCACTAACTCTGCTAGAAGCGAATCCCCAACACTAAAACAACTTGAGAAACCAGAAATTCATTTCTCATCTGGATCGCAAAGGCCCCTCCTCCATCTATCATGTTCGCACGTGGAAGTCAGCTCTCACCCACCGTGAGGCGCGCCCTAGCTTAGTTTGTGACAAGACTCGTAGTAGAAGGCGAAGATGGTAATGGACTGAAAATGCCATCGTAGTAGAAGGCGAAAATACATGGTACACTACAACAAATCGAGAACATGTACATATATCTCAATCTCAAAATAATTCACATTGAGAAACAATTGAAAAGCAAACAAGATGTGGATTTGAAAATTATCAATCTGAACTTGATGATCGTGTTGTTGTAGTGAAAATAATTTGAACATTAGCGCCACCCTTGGCTCACACTAACAAGATAATACTAGTGTCTGATGATTATGATCAGTGCTAATAATTATGATTTAGTGCCTATCATGTCAATAGGTGTATTGCATCGACTTAGAGTCGGTTGAACCGCCACATAACGTTGCGTCGATGCTAAGTCTGATGCTAAAATGTTAGCTTCAAGTCGTTTAACGTTGGTCTTAATACATATAAATatctaaatataaatttatatgattcattttttttaacatggaaaagataaattgcatcattCATGGACTTATTCATGGATCTCTCCAACCCAACTCACATGTCctataactcttaccacttgagctatcattcgggacttatataattcattttagtaaataatttattaattgtaTAATACAGCATTTGTTagtactactccctccgtccccatTTATAAGTCATTTTTTCTTAATTCTCTTGGATTAAGAAAAGTGGTTGCTAGTAATAAATTGGTAAAAAGTTTTATCAACTTTCCTAGATTGTCCattaatttctctctccaaaattaattttatttaaaatgattttatcTCTTTactattaaatatgagggtaatTGTGGAAAAATGTATTGAATGTTTCATTGGTAttataaagtgacttataatttgggacaaaaaaaattctaaaaaagtgacttataaatggggacggagggagtagtatttTTATCAGTGATGTAAGGACGGTTTAAAAGAAAACAGTGATGTAAGGACTTCTCTTACCAAAATTGATTGTAAATTGACCCCCTAAAAAAGGGTTTTTGGAGATTTTTGAAGTCAACTCAACCCTTACTTGGCTTGAGGGTAAAAAAACGTACTGGGTCTGGCATGAAGCGTGGGAATCCGAATCTACTGTTATGTTTGGTTGGGTGGAAGGAAagagggaaggaaagaaaacacggaaactGATGAATGAATTTAGACTAAGACTAGTTTAAATTCATTCATCgatttttgtgttttctttccttcccttttcCTTCCACCCAATCAAACAAAGTCTACGAGGTTCCACACTTACTTTGATAGTATAACTTTTTGTAAGATTAAGATTTTAATTGGAAGGAGTGCCTAAAATGGTCCTATACAGATGTTTGAGTCTGGAAACACACGTGCATCCATTCTCGAAATTCTTGCCTTTTAACATTGGAATTTGAGATGCCAAATCACAACCAACAAAAACACTTATTACTGTATTACGAATAAGTTTaaggctattttttttttcttttgtacgAAAGGTTATGGCTATGCAAGCACTatgtttcatttttaattttatgtacTCTCATTATTCCTtattataaaaatcaaattgaAGGTATAACTTGATATTTTATATAAGAATTAACTTAAATTTTgggtaaattaattattttttaataaaaatattcttATTTGATTGAGTTCTCTCTCTATCTACTTATAAAAGTATTATTAATGGTGCAAATTACCAAAAATAGGTTGAGTAATTTTGAAAAGTTGATATAAattgtaaataaatttaatactaCTAATTAgtgatgtatcaaaaaaattaaagttgtgagggcaatatatacatataaattcgtaaaaaaaaaattaacatatactattagaagttATGGAATTTTTTACTAAAGAAGACACAAGTGAAatcattttttaccaaaggggTCATCAAAAACCATACTTTTACTACGTAAGTGAGGACATTTAACAATGTGTGACACAAGTgatgacattttttaccaaagaaaccataaaaaaccacatacttttactactcaatttttttttcgaatgaTTTTTTCCAAAGtcaagtgagggcacttgccctcatacACTTAAACATGTATATGTCCCTGCTACTAACTACattaacaatattttttaataagcgTGAAATGATagtttgattcttataaaaagaaaCAGTGAAGTAAATAAAGTAGATGTATTATGAGTGTGCATTATAAGACGAAATACTAGGGGCGGAGGGAGGGATATTATTTCCGTCATTAATATCTTTAATATTTGACACCTTAACATTTTGACAGTTGTATTAAGGAATAGTGCTAATgttcttattttattaaaattactacTTAACTTACTAATATACTATCATTTAtctcttttattaattatgACTCTTCATTTTTTCTATCGCCATTAAATTAATGCTCTATTGATGCATTGTGTATGTGTCGtcgttcttatttagtttatcTCGACCCTTTGTCAGGCCGCTTGAGTCAAAATGTTTGGCTCCTTCTATAAAATTCAGATAAACTTGGgcagaaaaaaaaagttcagaGAAACTCAAAAAAAACCATATCCAAATACCCAGAAAaccctcctccttcttcctcctccatctTTTCATTATCACCGAACTCAAATGCTT
This is a stretch of genomic DNA from Lotus japonicus ecotype B-129 chromosome 1, LjGifu_v1.2. It encodes these proteins:
- the LOC130734027 gene encoding protein OCTOPUS-like; the protein is MSVSVVVSLQQLTHPPTHPTLMTPTRHRFSTCNRHPAAPVTGFCASCLHERLAGFHFDHSPPSPNLRRTQSRSTHRDPPEPRRYSSEVRPRSSLSDLFGINDDRSCRNRKPEADSANSVTGTGEATQNGDCSEGAVRVCDEEDNDEETKTMKEFIDLELKSRNNSGRDFRSFRHAFSEKFRKWKWKHKVKKKNGDGDGDGNGSIEEVNTEQRLRETQSEVGECRLGRRSCDTDPGFSMSMETRRRISVDWPRVSCDGCLIGKPFPCSCSCSRLSSIDSDVNNDNGDLVEESGNNVGFDELKLMSNAKVSPSPTTTDLFCEAKLVVDENDLSLRERDTNVKSPDCVIGSSSTEVRQKGLKKFHKWGIVWNKLGIEDKLRRVVNVRTSESVSQKLVRSYSVSCRNTCRMAGLVSNLGAPETNGNVLNGKQEFTLHRNRSVGYSPSNLDTGLLRFYLTPLKRYRRSKSGKSSVNG